In Amaranthus tricolor cultivar Red isolate AtriRed21 chromosome 5, ASM2621246v1, whole genome shotgun sequence, a genomic segment contains:
- the LOC130813853 gene encoding pentatricopeptide repeat-containing protein At3g09650, chloroplastic — MARRMLNNRTRTREDTILNVTYFPSTKNFKTPSLPKLFFPHKVESIALLSTPYFSPNGPIMNPNFSPSSSSSTSSPFPLTSIPFSLPTIFPLSSIAISAIKTTTFKFTNPFRTTATSSTPIHSLQTTHQSQDQTLLSLLRHRKTDEAWLYYSQLPHLPNSSCLSRLVSQLSYLNTRESLSRAQSIVTRLRNERQLHLLDSNSLGLLAVSAVKCGHTLYAISIIKSMLKSNYLPHVKAWSAVVSRLSGLPDNGPTDAIRLFQSVIKRVRRVEDRTLVAQSCPDTAAFNAVLNACANLGDLKNFCEVFDEMPGWNVVPDALTYNVIIKLCARVDRKDLLVCVLELMLSKKVEPCITTLHSLVAAYVGFGDLRTAEQLVQALREGRKDLCRILRKANSVDVDEEDRVTNGWENEYLEKLIPSAIIDDLEPLLLPRVYSPDSRMYTTLMKGYMKAGRVADTVRMLEAMRRQEDSASHPDHVSYTTVISALVKAGSMDKAKQVLAEMIRVGVPANLFTYNILLKGYCQQLQVDKAKELIREMTDVIGISPDVVSYNTMIDGCILVDDSAAALAYFNEMRARGIAPTKISYTTLMKAFALSGQPKLTSQVFEEMLKDPRVRVDQVAWNMLVEGYCKMGLIEEAKTVVERMREHGFHPDVATYGSLANGIALARKPGEALILWNEVKERCAPRGEEDANNSSLPPPIKPDEGLLDTLADICVRAAFFRKALEIVACMEENGISPNKTKFTRIYVEMHSRMFTSKHASKARQDRRRERKRAAEAFKFWLGLPNEYYATEWSLNPPGEQQDYESDSI; from the coding sequence ATGGCCCGTAGAATGTTGAACAACAGAACAAGAACGAGAGAAGACACTATCCTCAACGTAACATATTTCCCATCCaccaaaaatttcaaaactccATCACTCCCAAAACTCTTCTTCCCTCACAAAGTTGAATCAATTGCTCTCCTTTCTACTCCCTATTTTTCCCCAAATGGGCCAATCATGAACCCTAATTTCTCGCCTTCATCCTCTTCTTCAACCTCCTCACCATTCCCATTAACCTCCATTCCTTTCTCTCTCCCCACAATTTTCCCACTTTCCTCCATTGCAATCTCCGCCATTAAAACTACCACCTTCAAATTCACCAACCCATTTCGAACAACTGCAACATCCTCTACCCCAATTCATTCTTTACAAACAACCCACCAATCACAAGACCAAACTCTTCTATCTCTGCTCCGCCATAGAAAAACTGATGAAGCTTGGCTTTATTACTCTCAATTACCTCATCTTCCAAACTCTTCTTGCCTTAGTCGTTTAGTTTCTCAACTTTCCTACTTAAATACCCGTGAATCGCTCTCTCGGGCTCAATCGATTGTTACCCGTCTTCGCAATGAACGCCAGCTTCACCTACTTGATTCGAACTCATTGGGATTGCTTGCTGTCTCAGCTGTTAAATGTGGACATACCCTCTACGCCATTTCCATTATTAAGTCCATGCTTAAGTCCAATTACCTTCCCCATGTTAAGGCTTGGAGTGCCGTTGTGAGCAGGCTTTCGGGTTTGCCTGATAATGGCCCAACTGATGCAATTCGGCTTTTCCAGTCAGTTATTAAGCGGGTTCGTCGGGTTGAGGATCGGACCCTCGTGGCCCAATCTTGTCCTGATACTGCAGCCTTTAATGCTGTGCTTAATGCTTGTGCTAATCTTGGGGATTTGAAAAACTTCTGCGAGGTGTTCGATGAAATGCCTGGATGGAATGTTGTTCCTGATGCTTTGACTTATAATGTGATTATTAAGTTGTGTGCAAGAGTGGATAGGAAGGATTTGCTTGTTTGTGTATTGGAATTGATGTTAAGTAAAAAGGTTGAACCTTGTATTACCACTTTGCATTCACTCGTTGCAGCTTATGTAGGTTTTGGTGATTTAAGGACTGCTGAGCAGTTGGTTCAGGCGCTGCGTGAGGGGAGGAAAGATTTATGCAGGATTCTAAGAAAGGCGAATTCTGTTGATGTTGATGAGGAAGATAGGGTGACGAATGGCTGGGAAAATGAATATTTAGAGAAGTTGATTCCTAGCGCGATCATTGATGATTTAGAACCTTTGTTACTGCCAAGAGTATATTCACCAGATTCAAGGATGTACACAACCTTGATGAAGGGGTATATGAAGGCAGGGCGAGTTGCCGACACAGTTCGAATGCTGGAGGCTATGAGGCGCCAGGAGGATAGTGCTAGTCATCCTGACCATGTTTCATATACAACAGTGATATCTGCTCTTGTTAAAGCTGGCTCAATGGACAAGGCTAAGCAAGTCTTGGCTGAGATGATAAGGGTCGGCGTGCCTGCCAATCTGTTTACCTACAATATTCTGCTCAAGGGTTATTGTCAGCAGCTGCAGGTTGATAAAGCAAAGGAATTGATTAGGGAGATGACTGATGTTATTGGGATATCTCCTGATGTGGTTTCATACAATACAATGATTGATGGGTGCATATTGGTGGATGATAGCGCAGCAGCTCTTGCATACTTCAATGAGATGAGGGCTCGAGGAATAGCTCCGACAAAGATTAGTTACACCACTTTGATGAAGGCTTTTGCCTTATCTGGACAACCGAAACTAACTAGTCAGGTTTTCGAGGAAATGTTGAAGGATCCTCGGGTTAGAGTTGATCAAGTGGCTTGGAACATGTTGGTTGAAGGATATTGTAAGATGGGTTTGATTGAGGAAGCCAAAACTGTAGTTGAAAGGATGAGGGAGCATGGTTTTCATCCTGATGTGGCCACTTATGGTAGCCTTGCAAATGGAATTGCATTAGCTAGAAAGCCTGGTGAAGCTTTAATACTTTGGAATGAAGTGAAAGAGAGATGTGCTCCTAGGGGAGAGGAAGACGCAAACAACTCGTCATTACCGCCACCCATAAAACCCGATGAAGGGTTACTAGATACTTTGGCGGACATTTGCGTAAGAGCCGCTTTCTTCAGGAAAGCTTTGGAGATCGTTGCTTGCATGGAAGAGAACGGAATATCTCcaaataaaaccaaattcaCAAGGATTTACGTAGAGATGCACTCTAGGATGTTTACGAGTAAGCATGCCTCGAAAGCCAGGCAAGATAGAAGGAGAGAACGGAAAAGAGCTGCAGAAGCATTCAAGTTTTGGTTAGGATTACCAAATGAGTATTATGCTACTGAATGGAGTCTTAATCCCCCTGGTGAACAACAGGACTATGAATCGGATTCTATCTGA